The Pontibacillus halophilus JSM 076056 = DSM 19796 genome has a window encoding:
- a CDS encoding response regulator transcription factor, with protein MIRILLVDDHPSVGEGTKVIIEREADMEVTIVESPIEAIERVENAEFECMLFDLKMPGMNGIELVKKVRSMGVHVPILIYTGHDIGPYFNTLVKAGASGFINKTERKEELIRSIRSAMNGKVLLPISLFKELRRMEVQVEEAKEEEEASEEISITQKEQELLKRLAEGKSNKEIASMYYKSQRTIEYNLTDLFKKLKVKSRAEAVLKSKQWGIIGEEIE; from the coding sequence ATGATTCGAATACTACTCGTAGACGATCATCCTTCTGTGGGGGAAGGAACGAAGGTAATTATAGAACGAGAAGCAGATATGGAAGTGACAATTGTGGAATCTCCAATCGAAGCGATTGAACGAGTGGAGAATGCGGAGTTTGAATGTATGTTATTTGATTTGAAGATGCCAGGCATGAATGGGATTGAGCTTGTTAAGAAAGTTCGCTCTATGGGAGTGCATGTGCCAATCTTAATCTATACAGGGCATGATATCGGACCTTATTTCAATACACTTGTGAAAGCAGGAGCTTCAGGATTTATTAATAAGACAGAAAGAAAAGAGGAATTGATTCGTTCGATAAGAAGCGCCATGAATGGAAAGGTGCTATTGCCTATTTCGTTGTTTAAAGAGCTCCGGCGCATGGAGGTTCAAGTAGAGGAAGCGAAAGAAGAGGAAGAGGCTTCTGAAGAAATTTCCATTACGCAGAAGGAACAAGAGCTACTGAAGCGGCTGGCAGAAGGAAAGAGCAACAAGGAGATAGCCTCCATGTATTACAAGAGTCAGCGGACCATTGAATATAACTTAACGGACCTCTTTAAGAAGCTCAAGGTTAAATCCCGGGCTGAAGCAGTGTTGAAATCGAAGCAATGGGGCATTATCGGTGAAGAAATCGAATAA
- a CDS encoding ATP-binding protein: MLRIQERGWLALLMSMLAIGLVSYLSFIIINEPYAGMNVERVDGEQKWIIEDVEGVGWTSGYDIRPGDALVQINGEPVTSFRSIKKFGVVGDLEEIVLERNGEFQTFTYAGGVDASTLLYHLVIPVFVFVLLFAFSLFLYIRKKDDRTALILIGFLMAVAFCYLSAGASARTDSLSRFINGLSLFMVPVSFLHFLYSYFQQFQITILKKKPVVLLYSVNALIILADSIAIFVPMGMYYSILRNTQLILFSAEIALCLVILVVHYIRFRDTIHKPAFQNMMFGLAVSFVPFVALTALPNIFLGVGVVPAPITAASLIFLPVFFMYLVVNNRLFDIDFITSRLRYYSIISFVLTSIVVGVLILVGQFTLIEWVRITVLIYLLMGLFFYLEEKWNVRPRLYGDKANFQISLDRFTRDLSSILRRDELDDRLVEEVRNGMPSHGVAILELNKSHSELRLESGDEGYPGEMIRSHLLNKGAGHKALDYFRVGNGLAFIMVEQSDSIYVLWVDEKVNHTTFNKDEIRWLKTMVHYASIVYENFRLIEGVTEEFEQSIYQNSETPFWMLRLLFNLAEKERARLSSDLHDSALQEQLVWYRKVENLLEEDITPEMRSELEEVRDGLEEVVDQIRETCTFLRPPFLKETGVVEALVSLMDYYRKRVLFKVEFDAREFRIELEHEQSLAVYRIVQELLNNAFKHSEASVVEFDLKNDGDMVTLNYRDDGVGLKKGSIQSKSMGLAGIRQRVKSLRGDVEFFSSEDGGFELAIVLKATGMKTRDYFNVI; encoded by the coding sequence ATGTTGCGCATACAAGAAAGAGGGTGGCTCGCTCTCTTGATGAGCATGCTCGCCATCGGGCTAGTCAGTTACTTATCCTTTATTATAATCAATGAACCGTATGCCGGTATGAACGTAGAACGAGTCGATGGTGAGCAGAAATGGATTATTGAAGATGTAGAGGGAGTCGGGTGGACAAGTGGTTATGACATTCGACCAGGTGATGCATTGGTTCAAATTAATGGAGAACCTGTCACGTCCTTTCGTTCCATAAAGAAATTTGGTGTAGTCGGTGACCTTGAAGAAATTGTATTAGAAAGGAATGGGGAATTTCAGACATTCACCTATGCAGGCGGTGTAGATGCAAGTACACTCTTGTATCACCTTGTCATTCCTGTATTCGTATTTGTGTTGCTATTTGCATTTTCTTTGTTTCTCTATATACGTAAGAAAGACGATCGAACGGCACTTATCCTCATCGGGTTTCTGATGGCAGTGGCGTTTTGTTATTTGAGTGCAGGGGCCTCTGCGCGGACGGATTCGTTATCTCGCTTTATCAATGGACTTTCACTCTTTATGGTGCCTGTTTCTTTCTTGCATTTTCTCTATTCCTATTTTCAGCAATTTCAAATTACCATCTTAAAGAAGAAGCCAGTTGTATTGTTATATAGCGTGAATGCACTGATTATCTTAGCTGATAGTATTGCCATTTTCGTTCCTATGGGAATGTATTACTCCATTCTTAGAAATACTCAACTTATTCTCTTCTCAGCCGAGATTGCGTTGTGTCTCGTTATACTGGTTGTGCACTATATTCGCTTTCGTGACACCATTCATAAGCCTGCCTTCCAGAATATGATGTTCGGCTTGGCGGTTTCTTTCGTACCATTCGTGGCGTTAACAGCACTCCCAAACATCTTCCTTGGAGTGGGGGTTGTGCCTGCACCGATTACGGCGGCGTCGCTCATCTTTCTACCCGTATTCTTTATGTATCTTGTGGTGAACAATCGACTATTTGATATTGACTTTATTACAAGTCGTCTTCGATATTATTCTATTATTTCGTTCGTACTTACGTCGATTGTGGTCGGGGTGCTCATCTTAGTTGGTCAGTTTACGCTGATTGAATGGGTAAGGATTACGGTATTGATTTACTTATTAATGGGCTTGTTCTTCTATTTAGAGGAGAAGTGGAATGTAAGGCCGAGGTTGTACGGAGATAAAGCGAATTTCCAAATAAGCTTAGATCGATTTACGAGAGATTTGTCTAGCATTCTGAGACGTGATGAACTAGATGACAGGCTTGTAGAAGAAGTGCGTAATGGGATGCCATCTCATGGAGTAGCAATTCTTGAACTGAATAAATCGCACAGCGAGTTACGCTTAGAAAGCGGAGATGAGGGGTATCCAGGTGAGATGATTCGGAGTCATTTGCTAAACAAGGGAGCGGGTCATAAGGCTTTAGATTATTTCAGAGTGGGGAACGGCTTGGCTTTCATTATGGTGGAACAATCGGACTCGATTTATGTACTTTGGGTCGATGAGAAAGTAAACCATACGACCTTTAACAAAGATGAGATTCGCTGGCTTAAGACAATGGTTCACTATGCGAGCATTGTTTATGAGAATTTCAGATTAATAGAAGGTGTTACAGAGGAATTCGAACAGTCCATCTACCAGAATAGTGAGACGCCATTCTGGATGCTGCGTCTATTGTTTAACTTGGCAGAGAAGGAGCGTGCGCGTCTATCTTCCGACCTTCATGACTCTGCTCTTCAAGAACAACTCGTCTGGTATCGAAAGGTGGAGAATTTGCTAGAGGAAGACATTACCCCTGAAATGCGAAGTGAATTAGAAGAGGTGCGCGATGGGCTTGAAGAAGTCGTCGATCAAATTCGTGAGACATGTACATTCCTTCGTCCGCCGTTCTTGAAAGAGACGGGGGTTGTGGAGGCGCTCGTCTCCTTAATGGATTACTACCGGAAGCGTGTCTTGTTCAAGGTAGAGTTCGATGCGCGTGAATTTAGAATTGAGCTTGAGCATGAACAATCCCTGGCAGTCTATCGTATTGTTCAAGAGCTTCTGAATAATGCCTTTAAGCATTCGGAGGCATCCGTTGTTGAATTTGATTTAAAGAATGACGGCGATATGGTGACGTTGAATTACCGTGATGACGGGGTTGGATTGAAGAAGGGATCGATTCAGTCTAAGAGTATGGGGCTGGCTGGGATTCGACAACGTGTGAAGAGTCTCCGTGGTGACGTAGAGTTTTTCTCTTCTGAGGACGGAGGATTTGAATTAGCAATCGTGTTAAAGGCGACTGGAATGAAAACTAGAGATTATTTTAATGTCATATAG
- the comX gene encoding competence pheromone ComX: protein MLQRIVETLTQNPGMVQKLQAGELNLVGISESEKTAILDVFQTEGQKERKQGMVYWK, encoded by the coding sequence ATGCTACAAAGAATCGTAGAAACATTGACACAAAACCCAGGTATGGTCCAGAAGTTACAAGCAGGTGAACTGAATTTGGTTGGGATTTCAGAGAGTGAAAAGACAGCTATTCTAGACGTATTCCAAACAGAGGGACAAAAGGAAAGAAAACAAGGAATGGTCTACTGGAAATAA
- a CDS encoding polyprenyl synthetase family protein, with protein sequence MGRIPYYTDDELMSVMEQSVRFRWGHSSLAEDAIRFIQFKQTEGFPFAPLTFLHFRMWSEETSEDLIEVCAAVELLLLALDIQDDVEDRDAPWKPWMEVGEARAMNASTALLMLAFDIIHGTSFQAEDKERAGHYLRSCVMNATQGQHDDLQQDFSDEAEILEMVARKSASLMNGACLVGMALAGVDVKEDVESYSRAFGVAAQLANDLHDVQRLDFYNDLVYKKYTLPIYHLMQEDTREADIVRSYYNGSMKKESFLDHKEQVYNWIQTSPSIMYVKVLKRNYLLQALERLSALEANETVKGEMWTRIEQL encoded by the coding sequence ATGGGAAGGATTCCTTATTACACGGATGACGAATTAATGAGCGTAATGGAGCAGTCGGTGAGATTTAGATGGGGACATTCTTCATTGGCAGAGGATGCGATTCGATTTATTCAATTTAAGCAGACGGAAGGTTTTCCTTTCGCACCTTTAACTTTCTTGCACTTTAGGATGTGGAGCGAGGAGACTTCTGAAGACTTGATTGAAGTGTGTGCGGCAGTTGAGCTATTGTTGTTGGCGCTTGATATACAGGACGATGTGGAAGACCGAGATGCTCCATGGAAGCCATGGATGGAAGTCGGAGAAGCAAGAGCCATGAACGCTTCTACAGCTCTTCTTATGTTAGCGTTCGATATCATACATGGGACAAGCTTCCAGGCAGAAGATAAAGAAAGAGCCGGTCATTATTTAAGAAGCTGTGTGATGAATGCTACTCAAGGGCAGCATGACGATCTTCAACAAGACTTTTCAGATGAAGCTGAAATCCTAGAAATGGTTGCAAGAAAGTCGGCATCATTGATGAATGGAGCGTGTCTTGTGGGGATGGCGTTGGCTGGAGTAGACGTTAAAGAGGATGTTGAGTCTTATAGTCGTGCATTTGGAGTAGCTGCACAGCTTGCGAATGACCTTCACGATGTGCAACGTCTCGATTTCTATAATGACCTCGTCTATAAGAAATACACGCTGCCTATCTATCATTTAATGCAGGAAGATACAAGAGAAGCGGATATTGTAAGAAGTTACTACAACGGTAGCATGAAGAAAGAATCCTTTCTTGACCATAAAGAACAGGTTTACAACTGGATACAGACATCTCCATCCATCATGTATGTGAAAGTATTGAAACGAAACTACCTGCTGCAAGCACTAGAACGACTCTCAGCCCTCGAAGCTAATGAAACAGTGAAAGGGGAGATGTGGACTAGAATAGAACAGCTGTAA
- a CDS encoding CidA/LrgA family protein: protein MTTFKQLIQIVIQIAVLFGFSFVGGWLGQTLNLPIPGSIIGLILLFIGLLTKVVPVPFVEKGATTLLHYLTLLFVPATVGIMNYLDIFTGKRLLLVAVVIISTLCTMAASGLTAQVLGKKVTEAERQEESV from the coding sequence GTGACCACATTTAAACAACTGATACAGATTGTGATCCAAATCGCCGTTCTGTTCGGCTTCTCCTTTGTTGGAGGGTGGCTTGGACAGACGTTAAACCTTCCAATCCCAGGAAGCATAATTGGTCTCATCTTATTATTTATAGGATTGCTCACGAAGGTTGTCCCCGTTCCTTTCGTTGAGAAAGGGGCGACAACGTTACTGCACTATTTAACTTTACTATTCGTACCAGCGACAGTTGGGATTATGAATTACTTAGACATCTTTACAGGGAAACGCCTACTCCTCGTTGCTGTTGTCATCATCAGTACACTTTGTACAATGGCGGCTTCCGGGCTAACTGCACAAGTCCTTGGTAAGAAAGTTACAGAAGCCGAGCGTCAGGAGGAGTCCGTATGA
- a CDS encoding LrgB family protein, translating to MMILTALLTLIGTIGIFLIMNKLYHKIHNPFLLPALTSTFVIVVVLLSLGVSYETYMVGGQWIDALLGPAVVSLAYPLYRQRYVLRRYLLPIGVGVAAGSVTGMFTGIGLTKLLQFNQDLVYSVLPKSITTPVAMEITTDLGGVPSLTVIFVMFAGFTGAVLGPYVLKAVRLTTFIGRGIGFGSASHAVGTAKAYEYGEDAASVSSVAMTLSAIIGSLIAPVMAWLFYNL from the coding sequence ATGATGATTCTAACTGCGCTCCTAACGTTGATAGGTACAATCGGAATCTTTCTCATCATGAACAAGCTCTACCATAAGATCCATAACCCATTCCTGCTCCCTGCATTGACTTCTACATTCGTCATTGTTGTAGTGCTACTCTCTCTCGGAGTTTCCTACGAGACGTACATGGTCGGAGGACAATGGATTGACGCGCTGCTTGGGCCAGCGGTTGTCTCATTGGCCTATCCACTGTACCGTCAACGATACGTCCTTCGTCGCTACTTACTCCCGATTGGAGTCGGGGTAGCGGCTGGTTCTGTAACCGGGATGTTCACAGGCATTGGGCTGACGAAGCTCTTACAATTTAACCAAGACCTCGTGTATTCGGTGTTACCGAAATCCATTACGACGCCTGTCGCCATGGAGATTACGACGGACCTTGGAGGCGTCCCTTCCTTAACCGTTATCTTCGTCATGTTCGCTGGCTTTACAGGGGCCGTACTTGGTCCATACGTACTGAAAGCTGTGAGACTGACAACCTTTATCGGGAGAGGCATTGGCTTTGGATCTGCTTCCCACGCAGTAGGTACAGCGAAAGCGTATGAATATGGTGAGGATGCTGCCTCAGTCAGCTCAGTAGCCATGACATTAAGCGCCATTATTGGATCACTCATTGCCCCCGTTATGGCTTGGCTATTCTATAACTTGTAA
- a CDS encoding VOC family protein produces MSKLFNDIHYFRIPVVNVAEAIKWYSECLQLELRFNRGDLAVFNINSGPLLVLVEADQDSRGHFTIDGQPAFSVSFTTSKINELHHYLDKNEVKIEPIRSEHGHQFFYFYDPDGNKLQVHN; encoded by the coding sequence ATGAGCAAATTGTTCAATGACATTCACTACTTTAGAATCCCAGTTGTCAACGTAGCGGAAGCCATCAAGTGGTACTCCGAATGCCTTCAATTAGAATTGCGGTTCAATCGAGGAGACTTGGCCGTTTTCAACATCAACTCTGGGCCTCTGCTTGTCTTAGTGGAAGCAGACCAAGATTCCCGCGGACACTTCACCATTGATGGCCAACCAGCATTCTCCGTCAGCTTTACAACTTCTAAGATTAACGAACTTCACCACTATTTAGACAAGAACGAAGTGAAAATTGAACCCATCCGCTCTGAACATGGGCACCAGTTCTTTTACTTCTATGACCCAGATGGAAATAAACTGCAAGTTCATAACTAA
- a CDS encoding DUF4269 domain-containing protein, giving the protein MHALYKNMKDGTMKQRAAYQAIEALQVLEDLRTYTPVLCGTIPIGIDVDDSDLDIVMEVNDLSTFKEKVTNLYGGLPDFTIKHKVIDEHDVVKANFMFKGFEFELFGQDQPVQCQRAYVHMMIEHELLKDNPLLRDNVIELKKKGYKTEPAFCEWLGIEGDPYEGLIQYGGEREIISPRGVQS; this is encoded by the coding sequence TTGCACGCACTTTACAAGAACATGAAAGACGGGACTATGAAGCAACGAGCAGCGTATCAAGCTATCGAAGCGCTCCAAGTTCTTGAAGATTTACGTACGTATACTCCAGTCCTTTGCGGAACGATTCCGATTGGGATTGATGTGGACGATTCGGATTTAGATATCGTCATGGAGGTGAACGACCTCAGTACATTTAAAGAGAAGGTAACGAATCTCTATGGTGGTCTACCTGATTTCACCATCAAACATAAGGTAATTGATGAACATGATGTCGTGAAAGCCAATTTCATGTTCAAAGGATTTGAATTTGAGCTATTCGGACAAGATCAACCTGTTCAGTGCCAGCGTGCTTATGTACATATGATGATTGAGCATGAGCTACTGAAGGACAATCCGTTGTTACGAGACAACGTTATCGAATTGAAGAAGAAGGGTTACAAGACCGAGCCGGCTTTTTGTGAATGGCTTGGGATCGAAGGGGATCCTTATGAAGGGTTGATTCAGTATGGGGGAGAAAGAGAAATTATCAGTCCTAGAGGAGTGCAATCATAA
- a CDS encoding ABC-2 transporter permease, translating to MYNLIRKDFVIQRKTLALMMIGIAIYLFLDISSMWVGVVFGIVIVVNTFALEEKASVHKFINSMPYTRREVVQSRYVVVLLFTLLVATVIFMGNLVIHRELIDWKDMLIMCSMVILAASFIMPFCYKFKSNYLLISSVIAFASYFVVVTLFVPNLNDYIRELMNVILSSDRFFIYLFLAVVVSFIYGLSGVLSTRIYHKKIF from the coding sequence ATGTATAATCTGATACGAAAGGATTTCGTAATACAGAGAAAGACACTAGCTCTCATGATGATAGGAATCGCAATCTATTTGTTTCTTGATATTTCTTCCATGTGGGTAGGCGTGGTGTTTGGAATTGTGATTGTAGTGAACACGTTCGCACTTGAAGAGAAAGCGTCTGTTCACAAGTTCATAAACTCCATGCCCTATACCCGAAGAGAAGTTGTCCAGTCACGCTATGTCGTCGTTCTTCTGTTCACGTTACTCGTTGCCACTGTCATCTTCATGGGCAATTTAGTGATTCATAGAGAATTGATCGATTGGAAGGATATGCTGATCATGTGTAGCATGGTTATTCTAGCAGCTTCGTTTATCATGCCCTTTTGTTATAAATTCAAGAGCAATTACCTTCTTATCTCCTCAGTGATTGCTTTCGCTAGTTATTTCGTGGTCGTTACGTTGTTCGTCCCGAATTTAAATGATTACATTAGAGAATTAATGAATGTAATCTTAAGCTCAGACCGCTTTTTTATCTATCTATTCCTTGCTGTGGTTGTTAGTTTCATTTATGGATTGTCTGGAGTGTTATCGACGCGGATCTATCATAAGAAAATCTTCTAA
- a CDS encoding ABC transporter ATP-binding protein codes for MENVMELRDVNLSLGDFQLKDFSLDVRKGFVTGFIGGNGVGKSTTIKLMMNLLQPDSGSIRLFGLNYKEHEKEIKQRIGFVYDENIFYENLTLKEMKEIAKGAYDRWDDDVFHTYVKAFNLPLNKQMKTFSKGMKMKASLAVALSHDAELIIMDEPTSGLDPIFRRELLGILHELLQDGEKTIFFSTHITTDLDSIADYITLIHDGQHVFTKDLEEIRDEFAIVKGDKEVIDRDTEKEFISLEVSRYGFQALTANKQRVQNIFGDYVMLEEPTLEEIMFYHQKGVGSHV; via the coding sequence ATGGAGAATGTAATGGAATTGCGGGATGTGAACTTGTCACTTGGGGATTTCCAGTTAAAGGATTTCTCATTAGACGTGAGGAAGGGATTTGTAACAGGATTCATCGGTGGCAATGGTGTGGGGAAATCGACCACGATTAAGTTGATGATGAACTTGCTTCAACCGGATTCTGGATCAATCAGATTGTTCGGGTTGAACTATAAGGAACATGAGAAGGAAATTAAGCAGCGTATTGGATTTGTGTACGATGAGAACATCTTTTATGAGAATCTTACGTTGAAAGAGATGAAGGAAATTGCGAAAGGTGCCTATGATCGTTGGGATGACGATGTGTTCCATACCTATGTGAAAGCTTTTAATTTGCCGTTAAATAAGCAAATGAAGACCTTCTCAAAAGGAATGAAGATGAAAGCCTCCCTGGCAGTTGCTTTGTCCCATGATGCAGAGCTAATCATAATGGATGAGCCTACCTCAGGCTTAGATCCCATCTTTAGGAGAGAGTTGTTGGGAATCCTACACGAGCTGTTACAAGATGGGGAGAAGACCATCTTCTTCTCTACGCATATTACGACGGACCTTGATTCAATTGCTGATTACATTACCCTTATCCATGACGGACAGCACGTCTTCACGAAGGATTTAGAGGAAATTAGAGATGAATTTGCTATTGTCAAAGGGGATAAGGAAGTAATAGACCGAGATACAGAGAAGGAATTTATCTCACTAGAGGTATCTCGCTATGGATTTCAAGCGTTAACTGCGAATAAACAAAGGGTGCAGAACATTTTCGGAGATTACGTCATGCTTGAAGAACCTACTCTTGAAGAGATTATGTTCTATCACCAAAAAGGGGTTGGAAGCCATGTATAA
- a CDS encoding GntR family transcriptional regulator yields MKIIISNTSKAPIYEQIYTQMKNLIMEGEWGSGQALPSMRQLAKDLQVSLITTKRTYEELEKNGYIFSIVGKGSFVSDQNNEMIKEGKKKAVEEQLMTAIKNSKDIGITLPELKELLTLLYQEGE; encoded by the coding sequence ATGAAAATTATCATATCGAACACGTCAAAGGCACCCATCTACGAACAAATCTACACACAGATGAAGAATCTAATCATGGAAGGGGAGTGGGGGTCAGGTCAGGCGCTTCCTTCTATGAGGCAACTTGCGAAAGACTTACAAGTGAGTTTAATTACCACGAAGCGAACGTATGAAGAGCTTGAGAAGAATGGGTACATCTTCTCTATCGTGGGTAAGGGTTCCTTCGTATCAGACCAGAATAATGAGATGATTAAAGAAGGCAAGAAGAAGGCGGTTGAAGAGCAATTAATGACTGCGATTAAGAATAGCAAAGACATCGGTATTACGTTACCTGAGTTGAAAGAGCTGCTGACGTTGTTATATCAGGAGGGTGAATGA
- a CDS encoding LysM peptidoglycan-binding and 3D domain-containing protein — MKKSILSLAAVASIMGTTSITASAEEVVVDKGNTLWSISQDYGVTVNELQEMNGLLNTTIYPGQRLSTGENQEVATDSADVHTVERGDTLWSLGQQYGTSVSELKAWNNLSSDLIIVGEELTVNGEATAQPVETAAAPQASNTEQSNPVNETSEPKEATNDSNDQQNEAGQTMTMEATAYTANCEGCTGVTATGIDLNANPDQKVIAVDPDIIPLGSEVYVEGYGKAVAGDIGGDIQGNRIDIYHQSHSDAINFGRQDVEVTVLD; from the coding sequence ATGAAAAAGAGCATTCTTTCACTAGCGGCGGTCGCATCGATTATGGGTACAACTTCAATCACGGCAAGCGCTGAGGAAGTTGTTGTTGATAAAGGAAATACACTATGGAGCATTTCTCAAGATTACGGCGTAACGGTTAATGAACTACAAGAAATGAACGGACTATTGAATACAACCATCTATCCAGGACAACGCTTGTCAACTGGGGAGAATCAAGAGGTTGCAACTGACTCAGCAGATGTGCACACTGTCGAACGTGGCGACACATTATGGAGCTTGGGTCAACAATACGGGACAAGCGTTTCTGAGCTGAAGGCATGGAATAACCTTTCTTCAGACTTGATTATCGTAGGTGAAGAACTAACGGTAAATGGAGAAGCAACAGCACAACCTGTCGAAACGGCTGCTGCGCCACAAGCTTCTAATACAGAGCAGTCTAACCCTGTAAATGAAACAAGCGAACCTAAAGAAGCAACGAACGATTCGAATGACCAACAAAATGAAGCGGGTCAAACAATGACGATGGAAGCTACAGCGTACACGGCTAACTGCGAAGGTTGCACAGGCGTAACCGCTACTGGCATTGACCTAAATGCGAACCCTGACCAGAAAGTAATTGCTGTAGACCCAGACATCATTCCACTAGGTTCTGAAGTTTATGTAGAAGGCTACGGCAAAGCCGTTGCAGGTGACATTGGCGGAGACATCCAAGGTAACCGCATTGACATCTATCATCAAAGCCACTCTGATGCAATCAACTTTGGTAGACAAGATGTAGAAGTAACCGTACTAGATTAA
- a CDS encoding cold-shock protein, producing the protein MLQGTVKWFNAEKGFGFIEVEGQDDVFVHFSAIQEEGFKTLEENQTVNFEIVEGDRGPQAANVTKQ; encoded by the coding sequence ATGCTACAAGGTACAGTAAAATGGTTTAACGCAGAAAAAGGTTTTGGATTTATCGAAGTTGAAGGTCAAGACGATGTATTCGTTCACTTCTCTGCCATTCAAGAAGAAGGCTTCAAAACTCTAGAAGAAAACCAAACAGTTAACTTCGAAATCGTTGAAGGCGACCGTGGCCCACAAGCTGCGAACGTTACTAAGCAATAG
- a CDS encoding class D sortase, whose protein sequence is MGLLPHPSLSRGGEGDLRKWIGILLMMTGLVVAGYQYWIWSQARSSAETLTQDEVEEYEALKEQKHLSSTAITTQEPSYIEERDYSEGEKVGALIIPKLEENNHFSVYWGTDENTLQAGVGMFDSDLTTTPLGRKHTVLSGHRDTVFHNLGKLGEGDELMVEFDGNLYVYEIQTTWITDAEDRSVIVDKESATLTLTTCYPFDFFGNAPDRYIVQSKLTSIYPIPD, encoded by the coding sequence ATGGGGCTCTTGCCTCATCCTTCTTTATCTAGAGGAGGTGAAGGCGACTTGAGGAAGTGGATTGGCATTCTATTGATGATGACGGGGTTAGTTGTTGCGGGTTATCAGTACTGGATATGGTCACAGGCACGCTCATCAGCAGAGACGTTAACTCAAGATGAGGTGGAGGAGTATGAGGCGCTGAAGGAACAGAAACACCTCTCATCAACAGCGATTACGACTCAAGAGCCTTCTTACATAGAAGAACGGGATTACTCTGAAGGAGAGAAGGTTGGTGCACTCATTATCCCGAAGCTTGAGGAGAACAATCACTTCTCCGTTTATTGGGGAACGGATGAGAATACGCTGCAAGCAGGCGTCGGCATGTTCGACAGCGACCTAACGACGACACCGTTAGGTCGGAAGCATACCGTGTTGAGTGGGCACCGTGACACAGTCTTTCATAATCTAGGCAAGCTAGGAGAGGGCGACGAATTGATGGTTGAGTTCGACGGCAATCTCTACGTGTATGAAATTCAAACGACGTGGATTACAGATGCCGAAGACCGTTCTGTGATTGTTGATAAAGAGTCAGCTACCTTAACACTGACGACTTGTTACCCATTTGACTTCTTTGGCAATGCACCAGACAGATACATCGTTCAGAGTAAACTTACATCAATTTATCCGATACCCGATTAA
- a CDS encoding LPXTG cell wall anchor domain-containing protein, translated as MMKRFSMLMLAGLFFMGLLAAPLTVSAEDKNCSDFNSWEELEAFLNDGYDLEADPYGLDGNDNDLRPCENLLPADYDASNYVATSDENQSEEDSTESDSDDASATTETDDSDSSTGEEGETMPDTATNQPALMAGGLLLAVTGAWLLLRKRA; from the coding sequence ATGATGAAACGGTTTAGTATGTTGATGTTGGCTGGATTGTTCTTTATGGGTTTGTTGGCGGCTCCTTTGACGGTTTCTGCGGAGGATAAGAATTGTAGCGACTTTAATTCTTGGGAAGAGTTGGAGGCATTTCTTAATGATGGCTATGATTTAGAAGCAGATCCATATGGCCTGGATGGGAATGATAACGACTTAAGACCATGTGAGAACCTGCTACCGGCTGACTATGATGCAAGCAACTATGTAGCAACTAGTGATGAGAATCAGTCAGAAGAAGATTCCACTGAGTCAGATTCAGATGACGCGAGTGCGACAACTGAAACAGATGACTCCGATTCTTCTACAGGTGAAGAAGGAGAGACGATGCCAGATACAGCAACCAATCAACCTGCTTTGATGGCAGGCGGACTTCTACTAGCGGTTACTGGTGCGTGGTTGTTGCTTCGTAAGCGAGCATAA